From the genome of Latilactobacillus curvatus JCM 1096 = DSM 20019:
CCACGTGTTGGTTTAATTGTCACCGGTGATCAATTTGTTGCGAGCCAAGATAAAATCAAGGCAATCAAAGAAATTTACCCCGAAGCGCTCTCTTGTGAAATGGAAGGCGCTGCAATTGGTCAAGTCGCAACGCAATTCAAGATTCCATTCGTTGTCATTCGCGCAATGAGCGACGTCGGCAACGAAGAAGCCGGCGTAACGTTTGACGAATTCATCGTAGAAGCAGGCCAAAAATCAGCAGCGATGTTGCTTAACTTCTTGAAGAATATTAAATAAAATGGGTGCGTTCAAGCTCGTTAAAGAAGAAGTGCGTTCAAACCGGGTATATTCCGAGCACTAGTCCAACAAGGTGAATGATTGCTGCAAGCAATCGTTTGACTTGTGTCGCTAGGCACAGGCATATGGTTTGAAAAGCACGTTAAATAAAAGAAGTGCGTCATCAACGGTTAGCTTCTGAGCATTTGCATAACTTAACGAATTAGCGACATAGTCGATGATTTGATAAGTGTAGCAAAGCGCAGGAAACTGTTGATGAAAGCACGTTAAGAAAATAAGTGTGTTCAAACTGGTTATGTTCTGAGGATTAGCAAAATTAGACGAATAAGCGGCGAAGCCGATTGTTTGGCTAATTAGGCTAAACGTAGGAACATGGTTTGAAAAGCACGTTAAAGGAGTCCACCCATGGAAAAATTCTGTCAAAGTTGTGGCATGCCACTGACTGCACAAAACCAAGGTAGTGAACAAGATGGCACCAAGTCAAATCAGTATTGCCAACTGTGTTACGTTGATGGTCAGTGGACAGAACCAACAATCACTTTTGAACAGATGCTTGAAAAAGGGATTGCTGGGATTCGTGCCGACCAAACAACCGGTAAGATGAAACAATGGTTCCTAATTAAAAGCTATCCGATGATGCTTAAAAAGATGCGTCGGTGGGCATAAAATATCAAAAGAAACTTATCCTAATGGGTAAGTTTCTTTTTTTGGTTAAATGGTTAAATTCTGCTAAACTAACAACAACGTTACGAATGGAAGAGGGGATGTCAATGACACCAGAAGTGAGCCAGTATTGGCAACATTTTATAGAACAACAGCAGTTACCACCTGATTTACAACCAGCGGAGATTTATTCATTTGGGAATACAGAACAAATGGCCAATGAATTGGCACGATTGGTAATAATCGGTCAAAAAACGGCCACCACTTCTGCGATTGAGTTGTATGAACCCGATGAGCATGTCCCACAAGTGGGGGATTATAATGTTATTTTAGATGGACGAGACCGGCCGGTTGCAATTACGAAAACGATAATGTGCACGATTGTTAAGTATAATCAAGTCGACGCTGAACATGCCTTTTTAGAGGGCGAGGGTGATCGAACCCTTGCTTATTGGCGTTCAGTTCACGAGCCTTTTTTTAAAGCTGAATATGCAGAGGCAGGGCAGGTGTTTACGCCGACAATTGCCTGTTTATGTGAGCGTTTTGAAGTGGTAACGGAGAGGCGTGAATTAAGATGATTCCTACACGATTGTCAGAAGGTGATGAGATTCGGGTCATCGCGCCTAGTAATAGTTTGCAAAGTGTTGGCGGATATGTGGCTAATCAACCGGCGAATGATCGATTGAGTGCACTTGGTTATCAGGTGACGTTTGGGCAGCATGTCTTGGTAATGGACCAATTCAATTCTAGTCCAATTGAAGCGCGGATTGCCGATTTGCACGCTGCTTTCATAGATGACAATGTCAAAGCGATTTTAGCGGTGACTGGTGGTTATAACAGCAATGAACTACTTCCCGATTGGACAGTCAATCACGGTCAATGCGACAGAGGGATGGTTACAAATCGAAGGCGATTAATATAAAATGCAAAAGCGGCGGATGACACAAAAATTATTTTTGTGCCATCCGCCGCTTTTGATATCCGCATATTTGTGCTATCAGTTATATGCCTGCGATTAACAGTAACTACAACACACTCTCTTTAGAGTAATGCTAAAGTTCGTTGCAGTTCCGGTTCTTGTTCAAGTTTTGCGAGTGGTAAGTCATGGGTCACTTGATGGTCTTCATTAAAGACGACCACCCGTTTAGCGACTTGTTTGACTTGAGCCAGGTTGTGGCTTGCAATTAAAATCCCTTTGCCGGCTTGATTGAGTTGTTGGAGCAAGTGGATAATCAGCGTTTGGTAGGCGGCTGATAGGCCGTTGAATGGTTCATCGAGCACAATTATTTCAGGATTCATCGTTAGCACACTGCCCAAAGCGACGAGTTTTTTTTCGCCACCGGAAAGTTGATAAGGGACGCGATCAGCTAAGTGTTCGATTTGTAACAACGCGAGGCAATCGTCAACGCGGGTTTGCACTTCATCTGGGGCTAAGCCCATCTGTTCTGGACCAAAAGCGAGTTCGGCGCGCACCGTTTCGTTAAATAATTGAACGTCACTATTTTGGAACACAAAGCCGATTGCGCGGTGGAGGGCAGTCGCCTGTGCAGGCTTTTTGAGGAAGCGGGCATCGACAAGTTGGTCTTTAAAATAATATTGGCCTGCGCTGGGCTGAATCAAACCGTTAATTAATTTAAACAGCGTCGATTTTCCGGAACCATTAGGCCCCATAAACGCGACGGCCTCGCCTGCATCGATGGTAAGAGAAATATCGTTAAGGCTGTCGGTTTGCGTATAGGCGTAGTGAATGTGTTGCAAATTCAGCATCTGATTACCTCCGAATGAAATAGAATAGGCAAAATAGCCCTAGATCCCAGCTGATTAAGCGCCAGTCGTAGCGATTCACTGTTAGCGGCGTCCGTCGGGTGACTTGTCCGGTGTAGCCCCGGAGAATCATCGCATCGTATAAAGCGGTAATGTAGTTGCGGGAACTTAAGTAGAGGCGGCCAATCAGTGAACCGACTAAATTTTGTCGTTGGTGGCTTTTACCAGTTGAGCGTAGCCGAATTGCCCAGAGGGATTCTTGTAAAAATTGGGCGAGCAAGTGGCTGTATTTCAGACTAATTTCGAGTGTCAAAATGAGCAGACTGGGGAGTCTTAATTGACGTAAAGCAACAATAAAAGCGGGCCAAGTGATCGTCTCGAGAAAGAAAGCAATATTTAATAACATGATTTCAGTCCGTACGATAAATAAAAGCGTTGTGGCGACTTGGCCGAGCCAAAAATTCGGTAGAATTAATAAAATCGCAATGATACTGATATCACCGACGCGTTTAAAAAGCGGCCATAAATGCTGGCTTGGTAAGCGGCAAATTCGAATTAACGTCAATAAACCAATCAACCAAATTAAAAGTAGACTATGGGTTAACACGAGAATGATGAGTGTCACCAATAAACTAATCAGTTGAATACCAGGCGTTTGATGGGCGGTTAAAGGTTGAGGCTTTGTTTGATTAAAGCGCCGCAGCAAACGATCACTAAAGCACAAATTTTGAATTAAAAAACGGTCGAATTGCGCGACCGTTTTGGGCGTAGCTTCCGTTGTTTGAAGCCAAGTTGGTAATTTAGGATTGAGTTGAATAATGATTCATCACCAGTTTTCCGATAAGATAAAAAACAATGACGGCTGTTACCGCTGATAAGATGTAGCCAAGTGATAATGGAACGCCAGCAACTGTGTAGTCACTAAAGAGGGCATTAAAGTTTAAGCCATGGGCCATACCACTTGGTAGACTGTGACCTAGGTGATCATGTTTGAGTTGTGTAACGAGTTCGCTTGCGCTCCATTCGCCCCAAGCAGTACCACTAGCTAATAGGCCAATCGGCGATAAGATAATCAATAGGCCGATGAAACTGTAAAGCGCGCGATGTAAACGACGGCTGGTTTGTGGATCAACTGTTTGACGTGGTGCAACGAACAGTTCGTTAGGTGCAACCCGGCAAATGAATTGATAAACGGCGAGGGTAAAGCCGGCTTCAACCCAACCAGCGACTAATAAATGAGCGAACAACATGGCTGGAATTGCAATGTGTAACGGATAAGGGGCATACATGGGTTGGCCAGCTGCGTTATGCGCAACGAGTGGTTGCAGACCAAGTTCAATACCGGCCATTAATGCGGCGGCATTAATCCCGAGATATGCGCCAACTACGACTCCCACTTTGGGCTGGTGTGCTTTTTGGAATAGTCGATAGAGACTATAGCCGACAAATGGCATGATAATGGCCATGTTGAAAATATTGGCACCGAGTGCGAGAATCCCACCATCACCAAATAAAAAGGCCTGCATGATGAGTGCAATCGTTACCGCTAGACTAGCGGCGTACGGCCCAATGAGAATCGCTAATAGGGTTGCACCAACAGCATGGGCGGTTGTACCGCCAGGAATTGGCACGTTAAACATCATCATCAGAAACGATAGTGAAGCGGAAATCCCTAACATGGGTACCGTTTCTTTTTTTTCGGTGACTTGGTATTTAACTTTCTTGAGTGCCAAGCCAATGACTGGAATAGCGGCCGCTGCAAGCACGGCACACGTTTGGGGACTTAAATAATTATCTGGAATATGCATACATAAAAACCTCCGCTGATTTGTTCTCGACTATTAAGGCTACGCGTCTCATAGCCGTTTTCAATCACGAATCATGTTTACATATGTTAACAAATCGCTAATTGGCGATATTATCAAGCAAGTAACTGACATCTTTGATTAAGAATTTATGCTCGGTGGTTTCAATCACGCCGTCTTTTTTGAGTTGGTTGAGCATGCGATTGACACTACTGCGCGAGCTAATTCCGCAGAAGCCGGCAATGTCTTCGTTTGTAACGACGAAGTCAATCAGGATGCCATCGCGGCGTTTCTTACCAAAGAGATCAATTAAGCTGTATAAGAAGGCACACAGCCCGCCGTTTTTACCGTTCATTACCATTTTTTGCAAGCGATAAATATTCTCGGATAATTTTTTACGATAGTAATTTTTAACGTAATTCTGTAACTCGGGGGTGGCATTCACGTAGTTCCAGAAGGTCACGCGGTCAATCTGATAGAAAGTTGCTTCCTCTGTTTCAACGCGAACGTTAAACGGTTGATCCGTATATTTTGAAATTTCATCCCGTAAAAGTGAAATGACATCCGGCTGGGTAATGTAAGAGAGATTGAATTCACGACCGTCTTGTAAAATGATCGAGTTTTTAATCACGCCTTTTTTCAGAATATAAGTATACCGTTCTTCCAAACCGTGGTACGTCAAGTATGTGTGCTTCTTTTTGGTAATCACTGGGACGTGACGTTCCTCTAAAAAGTTAATTAAAAATTCAATGTCTGTTAAAACCATAATGCATCTGCCTACCCTTTGTGCTGATTTATTATATCTGCTAATCATTAAATAACTTTAATCTAAATTATACGTCTTGAAGACTATAAAGTTGTTATCATTTGTTACACCTAAAAGTAATAATGAAATGTTGTTCATAAATTATACCGCATCCTTTTCAGAAAATCTGTATAACTATGGACGTAGCTTTAAAAAAGCATTCAATCAGCATTGAGAAAGGAAGTCCTATAGTTTGGTAGCCATTAAATTACCTTACGATCAAAAAATTATCACGGCTAATATTGCAGACGCGAATTTTGCCGGGAAGCTTGTTTCACAAGCTGCTACGTATCAAAATCCAATGAGCGAAGCCGAAACGGTTGAAAAATCATTGGACAATCCCATTGATAGCCCTAAGTTAGAAGAGTTGGCTAAAGGGAAAAAGAATATCGTGATTATCAGTTCTGATCATACACGACCAGTTCCTTCACATATCATCACGCCGATTTTACTAAGCCGGATTCGTTCTGTAGCACCAGATGCACGGATTCGGATTTTAGTTGCGACTGGGTTCCATCGACCATCAACGCACGAAGAATTGGTTAACAAATATGGTGAAGAAATCGTTGCAAATGAAGAAATCGTCATGCATGTTTCAACCGATGACAGCTCAGTTGTGAAAATCGGTCAATTGCCATCAGGTGGCGATTGCATTATCAATAAAGTCGCTGTTGAAGCTGACTTATTGATTTCTGAAGGCTTCATTGAATCCCATTTCTTCGCTGGTTTCTCAGGCGGGCGGAAGTCTGTTTTACCGGGTGTGGCTTCATACAAAACAATTATGGCCAACCACTCAGGTGAATTCATCAATTCCCACTATTCAAGAACCGGGAATTTAATGCATAACCCAGTCCACAAAGATATGGTTTATGCCGCTAAACAAGCTGGGCTTGAATTCATCTTGAACGTTGTTTTAGATGAAGACAAGCACATCATCGGTTCATTCGCCGGTAATTTAGAAACAGCGCACAAAAAAGGCTGTGACTTCGTTGAAAGTTTATCAGAAGTCGACAAGATCGATTGTGATATCGCCATTTCAACAAATGGTGGCTATCCACTTGATCAAAATATTTACCAAGCCGTTAAAGGGATGACTGCTGCTGAAGCGACGAACAAACAAGGTGGCGTGATTATCATGGTCGCTGGTGCACGTGACGGGCATGGTGGTGATGGGTTCTATCACAATATTGCTGACGTTAAGGATCCTAAAGAATTCTTAGACCAAGCAATCAATACACCACGGCTTGAAACGGTCCCTGATCAATGGACATCACAAATCTTGGCTCGGATTCTGGTCCAACATCATGTGATTTTCGTGTCAGATTTGGTTGATCCACAATTAATTACAGACATGCATATGGAATTGGCAACCAGTTTAGATGCAGCGTTAGAACGGGCCTACGAGATTGAAGGGGCAGATGCCAAAGTGACAGTGATCCCTGATGGTTTAGGGGTTATTGTGAAATAACAATAGAAAGAATGAGTAGTTTGGACACAACAAATGAGCTACAACAGCTTTTAGAAGCTGTTGCAAACCAAAAAGTCAGTGTGACAGAAGCAACAAAGCAACTGGCACATGCGCAGACCATTGATGATTTAGGCTTTGCCAAGGTTGATTTAAGTCGGCAAAAGCGCAATGGCTATCCGGAAGTGATTTATGGCGCCGGTAAAACGGCGGACCAAATCATTGGCATCATTGGTTCGTTAAAACGACATGCCGAAAATATTTTATGTACGCGAGTTTCCCCAGAAAAGTACGCTGCGATTCAAGAAGCGGAACCGACAGCAATGTACTATGAAATGGCGCAATGTGTAGTGCTGATGGTTGACCCACTACCAACCACGGATCACTATATCGCCGTTGTCACAGCGGGGACTTCCGACATGGCAGTGGCCGAAGAAGCGGCGGTCACTGCAGAAGTATACGGTAATCAAGTTAAACGAATCTATGATGTTGGTGTGGCGGGCATTCATCGCTTGTTTGAACATTTGGATGAAATTCGCCAAGCCCAAGTTGTCATCGTGGTCGCCGGTATGGAAGGGGCCTTAGCCAGTGTGGTTGGTGGGTTGATCGAAAAACCTTTGATTGCCGTGCCAACCAGTATTGGCTATGGCACTAACTTTGGCGGACTAACAGCGCTGATGACCATGCTCAATAGTTGTGCGTCCGGGATTACCGTCGTCAATGTCGATAACGGCTTTGGTGCGGGCTACTCAGCAAGTATGATCAATCATTTAAGTGACACGGAGGATGACAAATGAGAACTCTTTATTTAGACGCATTTTCAGGAATTAGTGGGGACATGTTCATCGGCGCTTTGCTCGATTTAGGGGTTGATTTCAAACAGTTTGAAACAGAATTAGCTAAGTTGAATGTCCCTGGCTACCACCTACATGCAGAACGGATTGCTAAAAGTAGTATTTATGGCACCGATTTTGACGTCCATTTGCCAGAAGCCATGCACAAGGATGAAGGTTTTATTGAAACAACACCGGCACAGCATCAACATCCGCATACACACGCAGCTGGCCATGCACACACGCATCAACACGCAAATGGACACACGCACAGCCATGGTGATGACGTCCGACATTTAAAAGACATTGAAGCCATCATCGATCACAGTGATTTAAGCGATTATGTTAAAACGAACGCCAAACAAGTTTTTACAGAAATTGCGCAATCAGAAGCGGTCGTTCATGACCTACCATTAAGTGATGTTCATTTTCATGAAGTTGGGGCGCTTGATTCAATCGTCGATATTGTTGGAGCGTTTGTCGCCCTCGAATTATTGGCAGTTAATCAAGTCTATTCATCCGAATTAACGGATGGGAGTGGCTTTATCAAAGTCGCGCATGGCATGATGCCCGTACCAGTCCCCGCTGTGATGCAAATGCGCGTCGGTAGTGCGATTCCAATTAAACAAAACCCAGACTTGCAGACCGAATTGATCACGCCAACTGGGATGGGGATTGTCAAAACGATTGTCGACCAATTCTGTCCAATCCCAGACGATCAAACGATCATTAAAGTCGGCTATGGTTTTGGTAATCGGGAAACACCGCAACTCAATGCATTACGCGTGATGTTGTGCGAAAAAAAAAACTAAGCCAACAGGTTGTTAAAACCGATACCGATCAGATTTTAGTGTTGGAGGCCAACATTGATGACCAGTCAGCAGAAAGTTTAGCGCCGGTTTTGGATTTATTGATGGACAATGGGGCGCTCGATGCCTTTTTCAGTCCAATTCAAATGAAGAAAAATCGGCCCGCAATTAAGCTAACGGTCATGATTCATCCAGCCGATCAACAAGCCATGACTTATCTGATCTTAAAACACACAGCAACTGTTGGTGTGCGTTACCAGACGATGGGGCGCACCATTATGCCACGTCATTTTATCACTGTAGCCACGCGCTTCGGCGATATTCGGGTCAAAATCGTGAACTATGACGATCTCGAAAAATATAGTCCAGAGTTCGACGATTGTCTAGCTGCCGCCAAGGCGCATGACGTGGCACTTAATCAAGTTTATCTTGCTGTTTATCAGACTATGCCCGAGTCGGGTCTATCCTGATGTAACGCGTTAAAGCTATCAAAATTTAGATATTAAATCGTTATTATTTGGAGGAATTTATTCATGATTCATCAGTTATTAGCAGAATTCATGGGCACAGCGCTCATGATCATTTTCGGGGTTGGGGTTCACAGTGATGAAGTCCTCAAAGGTTCAAAGTATCGTGGCTCAGGTCATTTATTTGCCATTACAACATGGGGGTTTGGGATTACAGTTTCATTATTCATCTTCGGAGATGTTTCAATTAACCCAGCCATGGTGTTAGCACAATGTATCTTAGGCAACGTTTCATGGGCAATGTTTATCCCTTACTCAGTTGCTGAAGTCTTGGGCGGGGTTGTCGGTGCAGTTATCGTCTATATCATGTACGCTGATGAATTTAAAGCATCAGAAGGCAATGTCGATCCTGTTGCGGTTCGTAACATCTTCTCAACAGCACCTGGTATCCGGAATTTACCACGGAACTTCTTCGTTGAATTTTTCGCAACATTTGTTTTCATTTCATCAATTATCGCCATTACACAAATCAAGACACCTGGGATTGCACCAATCGCAGTTGGGTTACTTGTTTGGGCAATTGGGATGGGGATGGGCGGTCCTACCGGATTCGCAATGAACCTTGCGCGTGATATGGGTCCTAGAATTGCTCACGCGCTTTTACCAATTAAAAATAAAGCCAACTCAGATTGGCAATACGGGATTATCGTGCCCGGAATTGCACCATTTGTTGGTGGTCTATGTGCCGCACTCTTTATGCGGAGTTTCTTTGGCATCTAATTTAATCGGAGGAATCAACCATGCGTGAACAAATTAAACAAACGCAAAACATGATGGTCGACTTATTCGAAGTCGCTGCTCATGCCTCACAACCGGGGACAATCTCAACCAGTTTAATTGAAGCGCAACAAGCGCTTTTAACAGCAGAACAACTTTATGGTAGCCTTGATGACGCGCAACAAACCGCTAGTCAATCAACTTTCAAAAACTTTGTTGATAGTGCCGCGCATTTAAACTTGATGATCGTCAAGAGTTTAGATAACAACGATTTGGTGTATGCCGATCGGATTCAAAATGAATTAACAGCTTTAAAACAATTAATCTAATGATATAGAAAGAAGTCTTTAACAATGAATACATTATCTGAAAAAAAAGCAATGTTAACTGTCAGTTTACAACAAATGGAAAAAGTGATTGTTGCCTTTTCTGGTGGGATTGATAGCACATTAGTTTTAAAAATGGCTTTAGAAACACTCGGCAAAGAAAACGTCTTAGCAGTCGTTGCTAACTCAGAATTATTCACAGACGAAGAATTTAACAAAGCCATCGACTTGGCACATGATATGGGCGCGAATGTCGAAACAACAACATTGAACTACTTATCTGACGAACACATTGCCAACAACACACCAGAAACATGGTATTACAGCAAGAAGATGTTCTATACACAATTGAACCAAATTGCTGCTGAAAAAGGCTTTGACCACGTTTTAGATGGGATGATCATGGATGATAACAGCGACTTCCGTCCAGGTTTACGGGCCCGTGACGAAGCTGGCGCAGAAAGTGTCCTTCAAACAGCTGGTTTTTATAAGATTGATGTCCGTCAATTAGCAAAGGCATTAAACTTAAATAACTGGAATAAAGTAGCGAGCTGTTCAGTTTCTTCACGCTTTCCATATAACACAGCCTTAACTGAAGCCAAAATTGCTCAAGTGATGCAATCTGAAAAATTCTTGCGTGATTTAGGTTTTGCAACGGTTCGTGTTCGTTACCACGAATCAATCGCCCGGGTTGAAGTCCCAGAAGCACAAATTGCTGACTTCTTAACCCACAGCGAACAAATCAACCAAGCATTACAACAAGCTGGTTTTGAATTTGTAACGGTTGATTTAGCTGGTTTCAAGAGTGGCCGGATGAATGAATCATTAACAGCAGATCAAAAAGCAGCTTTAATGACTGCTTAATCTGAGATTAAGTGTTTTAAAGGCTGGGACAAGGTATCTTTGTCCCAGCCTTTTTTGGTAGCGAAAAGTGTTTATCCGTGCTTTAAAAGCGAACTATGTTAAACTATTATAGATACTTTTTAAAATGAGGCGAAAAATTGTGAAACATATTTATTTAGATAACGCGGCAACGACACCCATGGCCCCAGAGGTCATTGCGACGATGACCGAACAGATGCAGGCCGATTTCGGGAATGCATCGAGCACCCATTATTTTGGGCGCCAAGCCCACACGGTGTTGGATACCAGCCGCCATACTTTGGCACAGAGCATTCATGCGAAAGATAACGAGCTTATCTTAACGAGTGGGGCAACCGAAAGTAATAACACGGCAATCCTTCAGACAGCCAAACTGCGTGCTAAAGAAGGCAAGCGGATTATTACAACGGCAATTGAACATCATTCCGTTTTAAAACCGATGGCCTATTTAGAAACGCAAGGGTTTGATGTGATTTACTTACCCGTCAACGAACAAGGGGTGATTGATCTCGCAGATTTGAAGGCGGCTTTAACGCCCGAAACGATTCTAGTATCGATTATGATGGGCAATAACGAAGTCGGCAGTCATATGCCAATTCACGAAATTGGTGAACTTGTCCGCGACTCAAACGCCTGGTTCCACACAGATGCTACGCAAACGTATGGCCTATTAGATATCGATGTGCAAGCTGACAATATCGATTTACTGGCAGTTTCAGCCCACAAGATCAATGGACCTAAGCAAATCGGCTTCCTCTATGTCAACGACGCGATTCATTTACCATCATTTGTCCTAGGTGGCGAACAAGAAAAGAAGCGCCGCGCAGGGACTGAAAATGTGCCCGCTGTAGCTGGTTTTGCGAAAGCAGTTGAATTATTGACCCCAGCGGTTAAAGCAGACCTACAAGCACGGTATGCTGGATTCAAACAGCAATTACTAGCTGATTTAAAAGCCAACGACATTGATTTTGCGCTGAACGCAGAAGGAGCTGATCAAGTCGGGCATGTTGTGAACCTCTGGATTAAAGGTGTTTCAACCTATGTCTTGCAGATGAATCTTGATTTAGCAGGCTTTGCAATTTCAGGTGGTTCGGCATGTACTGCTGGCGATTTGGAACCCTCACACGTGTTGATCGCGATGTATGGTGAGGATAGCCCGCGCGTTGCCGAAAGCATCCGGATTAGTTTTGGTCACGAAACATCGAGCGAAGACGTCGCTGCTTTTGCCGAAGCGCTCACGAAGATTGTGAAACGCAATTTAGCAAAGCAAGCCGCTAAGGGGTAGGCAGCGTTTACGTGCTTGTGCTAAAATAGACTTATTCAGTGTATGGAGGTTAGGCAGATGGCTTTATTAAAAACAACAGCAACGGTTTTGGGGAGTACGGTGCAATATCGACTCAATCCCGCCGTTAAAAAATACACATTAAGAGATGTTGGCTTTGTGCCCACAAACAATGGTAACTTCCAGATGGAACGGCCATTAGATCCTAATTCACCATTTAACAGTGCGATTAAGTTGAAGATGACAATTGGTAAAGAGTTACAGACGTTGAAGATGTCTGTCACCTCTCCAGATGGCTTACATCCAGTCGATATTTTCAAGAGTGAAAAGAATGCTGAAAACGTCGAACAATTTAATTTTATTATTGCTAACTTAGTGGCACATGAAGTGTTAATTAAAGAAGGCTAAATAACGTTTTAAGAGCGGTTTACCAGGAGTTTGATAGGTAAACTGCTTTTTTTACGTTTAACTTATGAAAAGTGAGTGTTTTAGTTTGAAATATTAACCAAGATTGCTATAATGTTAAGTACTGGAATTCACGACCTTCAAATCGTAGAAAACTAGAATCTATTTGAAATGATGGTGATATTGTGGTTGACCACAGTAATACACGAGTCGTCGTTGGTATGAGCGGCGGGGTGGATTCATCTGTCACAGCATTGTTGTTAAAGCAACAAGGATACGATGTGATTGGTGTTTTCATGAAAAATTGGGACGATACAGATGAAAATGGTGTCTGTACCGCAACGGAAGATTATGAGGATGTTGCCAAGGTTGCTTCTAAAATTGGCATTCCTTATTATTCCGTCAACTTCGAAAAAGAATATTGGGACCGCGTGTTCGAATATTTCTTAGACGAATACAAACACGGCAGAACGCCTAATCCAGACGTCATGTGTAACAAAGAAGTGAAATTCAAGGCTTTCTTAGATTACGCAATGGAATTAGACGCTGACTTCATCGCAATGGGCCACTATGCTCAGATTGAACGCGATGATAACGGCATCGCGCACATGTTGCGTGGCGGTGATAGCAATAAAGATCAAACTTATTTCTTGAGCGCTCTTTCTCAAGATCAATTACAAAAATCAATGTTCCCAATCGGTCACATGCAAAAAGCAGAAGTGCGTCGGTTAGCTGAAGAGGCTGGCTTAGCAAC
Proteins encoded in this window:
- a CDS encoding LarC family nickel insertion protein: MRTLYLDAFSGISGDMFIGALLDLGVDFKQFETELAKLNVPGYHLHAERIAKSSIYGTDFDVHLPEAMHKDEGFIETTPAQHQHPHTHAAGHAHTHQHANGHTHSHGDDVRHLKDIEAIIDHSDLSDYVKTNAKQVFTEIAQSEAVVHDLPLSDVHFHEVGALDSIVDIVGAFVALELLAVNQVYSSELTDGSGFIKVAHGMMPVPVPAVMQMRVGSAIPIKQNPDLQTELITPTGMGIVKTIVDQFCPIPDDQTIIKVGYGFGNRETPQLNALRVMLCEKKN
- the larC gene encoding nickel insertion protein, which produces MRKKKLSQQVVKTDTDQILVLEANIDDQSAESLAPVLDLLMDNGALDAFFSPIQMKKNRPAIKLTVMIHPADQQAMTYLILKHTATVGVRYQTMGRTIMPRHFITVATRFGDIRVKIVNYDDLEKYSPEFDDCLAAAKAHDVALNQVYLAVYQTMPESGLS
- the larD gene encoding D/L-lactic acid transporter LarD, encoding MIHQLLAEFMGTALMIIFGVGVHSDEVLKGSKYRGSGHLFAITTWGFGITVSLFIFGDVSINPAMVLAQCILGNVSWAMFIPYSVAEVLGGVVGAVIVYIMYADEFKASEGNVDPVAVRNIFSTAPGIRNLPRNFFVEFFATFVFISSIIAITQIKTPGIAPIAVGLLVWAIGMGMGGPTGFAMNLARDMGPRIAHALLPIKNKANSDWQYGIIVPGIAPFVGGLCAALFMRSFFGI
- the larE gene encoding ATP-dependent sacrificial sulfur transferase LarE produces the protein MNTLSEKKAMLTVSLQQMEKVIVAFSGGIDSTLVLKMALETLGKENVLAVVANSELFTDEEFNKAIDLAHDMGANVETTTLNYLSDEHIANNTPETWYYSKKMFYTQLNQIAAEKGFDHVLDGMIMDDNSDFRPGLRARDEAGAESVLQTAGFYKIDVRQLAKALNLNNWNKVASCSVSSRFPYNTALTEAKIAQVMQSEKFLRDLGFATVRVRYHESIARVEVPEAQIADFLTHSEQINQALQQAGFEFVTVDLAGFKSGRMNESLTADQKAALMTA
- a CDS encoding cysteine desulfurase family protein: MKHIYLDNAATTPMAPEVIATMTEQMQADFGNASSTHYFGRQAHTVLDTSRHTLAQSIHAKDNELILTSGATESNNTAILQTAKLRAKEGKRIITTAIEHHSVLKPMAYLETQGFDVIYLPVNEQGVIDLADLKAALTPETILVSIMMGNNEVGSHMPIHEIGELVRDSNAWFHTDATQTYGLLDIDVQADNIDLLAVSAHKINGPKQIGFLYVNDAIHLPSFVLGGEQEKKRRAGTENVPAVAGFAKAVELLTPAVKADLQARYAGFKQQLLADLKANDIDFALNAEGADQVGHVVNLWIKGVSTYVLQMNLDLAGFAISGGSACTAGDLEPSHVLIAMYGEDSPRVAESIRISFGHETSSEDVAAFAEALTKIVKRNLAKQAAKG
- a CDS encoding DUF1831 domain-containing protein; this translates as MALLKTTATVLGSTVQYRLNPAVKKYTLRDVGFVPTNNGNFQMERPLDPNSPFNSAIKLKMTIGKELQTLKMSVTSPDGLHPVDIFKSEKNAENVEQFNFIIANLVAHEVLIKEG
- the mnmA gene encoding tRNA 2-thiouridine(34) synthase MnmA, yielding MVDHSNTRVVVGMSGGVDSSVTALLLKQQGYDVIGVFMKNWDDTDENGVCTATEDYEDVAKVASKIGIPYYSVNFEKEYWDRVFEYFLDEYKHGRTPNPDVMCNKEVKFKAFLDYAMELDADFIAMGHYAQIERDDNGIAHMLRGGDSNKDQTYFLSALSQDQLQKSMFPIGHMQKAEVRRLAEEAGLATAKKKDSTGICFIGERNFKQFLGEYLPAQPGKMMTVDGLEKGTHDGLMYYTIGQRSGLGIGGGGESNDPWFVVGKDLDKNILYVGQGYHNELLYADQLDASNISWITPVDHGTDFHVTAKFRYRQQDVGVTVHMTSDTTATVVFDDPVRAITPGQAVVFYDGAECLGGGTIDVAYKAANDDADMKVLQYI